In one window of Azotobacter salinestris DNA:
- a CDS encoding phage tail tape measure protein, whose product MSILDTFVTIFTADTTGLEQGADRARREADRLIDRLRGVDRAATGASRTLVDMFHEFERGLTVANTTAAAMGAGATIGLGLAGVAAHVTATEFGQLASAAEALGISAQQVDGFGTVLGQFGGDAEMAREALLDLGEAIGTATLDAKSTEAETFAALGVRIRDSSGRAIDAREGFLRLADSLSKLDKAAALSRAKDLGITDPETIYALRLGRQALEEQWNAAAQGSGATEENIRATKEYMLANQGLKNSFGDLTESVGFDVMPTFTELQKLLARAFDWMAENEDVVIGFFVGVAAAATLLAAPLLTLLAPFIAVGLAIAAVGVAAGLAWDDLQAFLEGGDSLIGQFLNRFPELREAWEGLTEWAARAWESIKEFGAQAAEALTPFANSAKAVFKSVGEFASALLDVLIAFGKRIWEVFGDDIIAAFKWMQEVANGVFEWLKRALQGLANFLTNAFNQIAGGFSTGAGVLRTVAGWLGGGDEAGAQQAVAMGQAQMAAAATNPLNAATSQSISNTATSNRRESSVTVGEINVQTQATDAQGIAGAVADPLRDQLRSLDEEFASGVDR is encoded by the coding sequence ATGAGCATTCTTGACACTTTCGTTACGATCTTCACCGCCGACACGACGGGTCTGGAGCAAGGCGCGGACCGGGCGCGCCGGGAAGCTGATCGGCTGATCGACCGGCTACGGGGCGTTGACCGCGCAGCGACAGGAGCCAGCCGGACGCTGGTCGACATGTTCCACGAGTTTGAGCGAGGCCTTACCGTCGCCAACACGACGGCAGCGGCGATGGGCGCAGGTGCAACTATCGGGCTCGGCTTGGCTGGCGTGGCGGCGCACGTCACAGCCACGGAGTTCGGTCAGCTCGCATCCGCAGCCGAAGCCCTGGGCATCTCGGCGCAGCAGGTCGATGGCTTCGGCACCGTCCTCGGCCAGTTCGGCGGGGATGCCGAGATGGCGCGGGAGGCGCTACTCGACCTGGGCGAGGCCATTGGTACCGCAACGCTGGACGCCAAGAGCACCGAGGCCGAGACTTTTGCCGCCCTGGGCGTCCGCATCCGCGACTCCAGCGGCCGAGCCATCGATGCACGGGAGGGCTTCCTGCGGCTGGCCGACAGCCTGTCGAAGCTGGACAAGGCTGCCGCACTCTCCCGCGCCAAGGACCTTGGCATAACCGACCCCGAGACCATCTACGCGCTGCGCCTGGGGCGGCAAGCGCTTGAGGAGCAGTGGAACGCGGCGGCTCAAGGCAGCGGAGCGACGGAAGAGAACATTCGGGCCACGAAAGAGTACATGCTCGCCAACCAGGGGCTGAAAAATTCCTTCGGCGACCTCACTGAGTCGGTCGGGTTCGACGTTATGCCCACGTTCACCGAGCTGCAAAAGCTACTGGCGCGGGCGTTCGACTGGATGGCTGAGAATGAAGACGTTGTAATTGGTTTCTTCGTTGGCGTTGCGGCAGCGGCTACGCTGCTAGCCGCGCCGTTGCTGACCCTGCTCGCCCCATTCATCGCCGTGGGCTTGGCTATCGCAGCGGTCGGTGTGGCGGCTGGCCTGGCCTGGGATGACCTACAAGCCTTCCTTGAGGGCGGCGACAGCCTGATCGGCCAGTTTTTGAACCGCTTCCCCGAGCTGCGCGAGGCTTGGGAAGGGCTCACCGAATGGGCGGCGCGTGCCTGGGAGTCGATCAAGGAGTTCGGGGCGCAAGCGGCTGAGGCGCTAACCCCTTTCGCCAACTCGGCTAAGGCGGTTTTCAAGTCGGTGGGTGAGTTCGCATCCGCGCTGCTTGACGTGCTGATAGCGTTCGGAAAGCGGATATGGGAGGTCTTTGGCGATGACATCATTGCCGCGTTCAAGTGGATGCAGGAGGTAGCCAATGGGGTCTTTGAGTGGCTCAAGCGTGCCTTGCAGGGGCTGGCCAATTTCCTCACCAATGCCTTTAACCAGATCGCCGGCGGCTTCAGCACCGGCGCGGGCGTGCTTCGCACCGTGGCCGGCTGGCTCGGGGGGGGCGACGAGGCGGGGGCGCAACAAGCCGTTGCCATGGGGCAGGCGCAGATGGCCGCCGCTGCTACCAACCCCCTGAACGCCGCGACAAGCCAGTCGATCAGCAACACGGCGACCAGCAACCGCCGCGAGTCGTCGGTCACGGTCGGCGAGATCAACGTCCAGACGCAAGCCACCGACGCGCAGGGCATCGCCGGCGCCGTGGCCGACCCGCTGCGCGACCAGCTCCGCAGCCTGGACGAGGAGTTTGCCAGTGGGGTGGATCGGTAA